TCTTGTGGAGAAATTCGTTGGTTATAgatcaatgtttttttttgtacctgAATGTATCTTTTTTTGAGCAAGTATCTATCTATGGCATTACTCGAAGTACTATATTTCCcattttatgtaaatatttttacccCAATTTATATGATCGAATTTCCTGGCGCTTTTTTCGCCAGTGTATCCCAAAGTGAGTGACTAATGCCGCAGTGGAATAAGCCACTTGGACAGATAAACAGATGTCCGCCGGTTGATAAGCTCCTTGGCAGTTGGCCCAACTGAGGGCCCCTACTATTTACCACGCTGCCACGGAAACGTACAATTTTTTGGCCTTTCATATGCATAAGAAAACAATGTGGCAAAGGCCATTGGGCCATTCCAACGATAGGGCTTAAAACTAATCTCAAATGGCTAATGGTGATAGGAGTACGGGCAATAGAACGTCCGGCGATAATGCTTGGTAAATTGATTTCAATCCAATATTAAATGCCAGCAAGTACTTTATCAGACGCAAATGGGGTGGTTGGgttgtgggtgggtggttggttgcCAAAGTGGGTGGGGGTAAGTTCTTGGTTAGTTTGTTTACCTTTGAGCGGAAAATTGATTGAAGCCGAGAgcaaaaaagagagagagagagagttgcGACAGGAagtaagaaaataaaaggccGTATACGAAAAGATTATGGTCGAATAAATATTAAGATGGCATTCCCAGCCTACATAAcaaactatatacatatatacatttttagaaataataaaaaatattagaaaTACTACTTAACGATTGCGTTTTTGGAGTACATTTTATCATGTATTCGTTGTGAAGTTAGAAATTAACAAATCAATAATGTCTATTATTATTgcttaatataaatataactttATCAGACTTGGAAATTAATTACTAACTTAAGTGAAATACTTATTTATTAAGATTTGATTTGTGTAGAAAGCAAAGATTTCGTCAAACCCTCACAAAGCGGAAATTCTTCAGATTTTAGTATCTTTTGATTTAACTATATATGTCTGCTTTCTTTCTTAAAGACATGATGTGATAGCAAGCTGTCACTACATTAATTATCTGCTACATTCAAGACTTGGCACTTCTTTCGGGCAGTGTACATTTGCGACGTCACACCAACGGCGATTCGACGAGCTGGCGAGAGAGCAAGCAAAACGCTCAGTTGCATAAGCGTCCCGAGACGAGAGAGGATGTGTCCAATGCGCCTGTGCGCTTCCCAGGCGCAACCATGACACGGCCGCTTCCCCCACCCATCCTGTCATCCTGCACAAACGGAGCCGAACCGGCGGCCCAGGCAGCGCTTATCCGCTGGCAGGGCACCCCAATGTCTTGGCCCTGCCTTATCCCTGGCTTTCACTTCCGCAACTCGGCTGCGACGACAGCTCCGGCACTTGCAGGCCGAACTCGTAGCGCCAGCACCACCCCAACcacaccaaccacccaccagcCACctaacagcagcagcaaccaccaGCAACTACCAGCAGCTCCAGCGTTGCGAACAGCCCCATTCCTTCAGTTGACTTCGCGTTGGCGGTAGCCGCCAGCCGCTGCTGCGATTGCAAATCACAATCGGAATCCGGATGCTGCAGGCAGTGCTCCGGGGCGACTGAGTGGCAATGGAATTTGACGGAGCGCTCGGAACCGATTATACCGCCAGATGCGAGACACGGCAGCCACTAGCGCCCAGCCAGCCATGATTGTGATGAGCATCTGGTGCAGCAGCCTCAGCCTGAGCAGCCGCAGCCTGGCCATCGCCCTGGTGATCTGCGTGACTCTGGTCTACTTCTCCTACAGCTTCAATGCCTGCCTCCTGGCCAGCATCAGTCGCAGTCTGCAGCAGGTGAATATGTCCACGAATCACTGGACAATGTCTAAGTGTAGGGGCTAAATGTATCCAATATCCAATGCATTTATTCATGAAAACAAACTGATAATTGGAAAATCGAATATAAAGTTTCGCTACACACATGTGTAAAGTGGAGCCAACTCAAAattagggggggggggggggttgtaATAATCCCCAGCGGTTTCAAAACATTTAACAAGCTGTCCAAAAGTGTGCTGTGAAAAGTTTAAGTTTTGTCTTTCGCTGAACTTTGCGATGctatctacatacatatatacgattatatatatgtacatttatagttgcatacttttcggcaTACTTACAAGTTGGGCATTTTCATAAGCCAATATGTTGATATGTTTCGCACGATGTGTGGCATTGACCTCTGACCTCTCCCGCGCAGAGCAACTTACGCAATCTACTGGCGCTGACCTCCTCGCCCCGCAACGAGACCAATAACGccgccaacagcagcagcagcaacagcagcagcagcaggaacagcTCATCCACCACCGGTGCTCCGCCGGCACAGACGGTTACTAGCAGCCTGGATGGGGCGCCCAAGTATCAGCTGCTCCGTCAGCAGGGGCTCCGACCATCGCGCCACCTGCCCGACACGCTCATCATTGGCGTGAAGAAGAGCGGGACGCGGGCGCTGCTCGAGTTCATCCGCCTGCATCCGGACGTGCGGGCCGCCGGTTCGGAGGTGCACTTCTTCGACAGGCACTACCAGCGGGGACTACGCTGGTACCGCCACCACATGCCGTACACTATCGAGGGCCAGATCACCATGGAGAAGACGCCCAGCTACTTCGTCACCAAGGAGGTGCCGCAGCGCGTCTACCACATGAATCCGGCAACAAAGTGAGCTTTTCTACATCAAACCTATTGTGATCATAATCGTAAATTGTTACTCCATCAGATTTGATAGAACTTAAAAACGGTCAATTCttaaaaatgatatttttagAATACTGCACTTTATCCACAAGACTGTATTTAgtcatagcatactttttagCACCTATAATAGAAGTGTTGAAAATTGAAGAGAGATACTTTTTAAGGCCGATTTGATATCCCTTAAATATTGAAACCGTACGTAAATCGTAGCATACTATATaataaaagtgtttcaaacgCTTAGCTGAGATTTTTAAGGCGGATATCCCTTAAATATTGAGTCCTTTTAAATATGTGCTTTATACACAAGACTTTAGAACTTGTTTTAGGTTTTATCATACTTTTAAGCACCTTAAGTGAAATGGTTTTCGGAATACAACATTCGATTTGATCAACATAGAAGGGATTAACATTATATTCTAAATGCATTATGCGTTTTACATTAACCCTACGTATCTGGACCATCAATCACTAGCATATCTTCACTTAACCTCAATTTTATACGCCCGTAGATTACTGATTGTGGTGCGGGATCCGGTGACGCGGGCCATCTCCGACTACACACAGGCGGCGAGCAAGAAGGCGGACATGAAGCTCTTCGAGCAGCTGGCCTTCGTCAACGGTAGCTACTCGGTGGTGGACACCAACTGGGGCCCGGTGAAGATCGGCGTCTATGCACGCTATCTGGAGCGCTGGCTGCTCTACTTTCCGCTCTCGCAGCTGCTCTTCATCAGCGGCGAGCGGCTGATCATGGATCCCGCCTACGAGATTGGACGCGTACAGGACTTCCTCGGTCTGAAGCGCGTGGTCACCGAGAAGCACTTCTACTTCAATGCCACCAAGGGCTTCCCCTGCCTCTTCAAGTCGGAGGCACGCTCCACGCCCCACTGTCTGGGTAAGACCAAGGGGCGCAACCATCCGCACATAGATCCCGGGGCCATCGAGCGCCTCCGGGAGTTCTACCGGCCCTTCAACAACAAGTTCTACCAGCTGACGGGCATCAACTTCGCCTGGCCATAGGATCCACGGCTGGGTGAGTAGACGGAACTGGGATACGTGCAAGGCTAGTACCGAAATGGATTGGATTGGCCAGAGGCTAGGCACCTTCACTGATCTGCTCAATTTACATATCACATCCATCCCCATTGGAGTATGCTTGACTATCCCTAAGCCCTAATCCCTAATATCTGGTATCAATTTCCGTTTCAGCGGGCGTGAAATGAATGGAGTTTGAGAATAGGagatattgttgttgctggccaCGGCAACGGACTGATATTGTTGATTGCATTTTTGATACATATAATTGTActtatatatagtatatacacacacacataaagttAGTGCTCAATTAATTGTAGCTTTATCAGGAGACAAATTCAACGAAGTGCGCAACCTGAAAAGTCCGCACTCAAACAATACGGTTCCTCACtccaattcaattcaaatgaaatgaaatgaaatgaaactcACTTTTCCCACTATACTCGAATGTCAGGCAGTTGGACGTGGAGGAGCCACGTTCGATCCGAGATGGACATGGTTCCCCCGTCCGCTGGGCACACACATTGCTATGTACTACCACTACCTAAGATCATTATACCTAAGATCATTATGTGCATTTATATACAAGAATAGTGAAAAAATAGAGCTTACTACGAAATTCCTACAGTCTCCTAAACTAAAcatatacaaaatattgtatGCATAGTTccaacaatttcaattgcatGACTCAACCAATACGATTGCTTAgccaatttcaattaaaaaacaaactaaataaatCGACCTTAAATCTAGTCAGCCCCTAAGAAGATTGTTATCTTTCCATACGATTTTAAGTAAATAGCACTTGCTGGGtttaactttttcaatttttatagtttattgatttcatttcattttggttttaaagTGATTGTGAACGATTCACGGTATGCTTCTTGCTTTGTTTTCAACAATAATGATAATTTCTTGGTTTAAGGTTTGTGTGGTCTTTTTGCTTTCGCCTGCCACTGGGTCtcttttagttttaagtacattaattaaataaattgcggTGGTTTGTGGTTGTTTCTTGTTGCTTCAAGGCAATTATCCAATTTGCTTTCGATCTGCTTCTATAAAATATGTTGGTACACGCTACAtaagaaaattatatattattttttgggATTTTTGTCGTTTGTTGGTTTCCTGCTTACGGTTAtgaatttctttaaaaataactaTGCATAAGTGGTGATCGTAAAAGTAACTATGGTAATAACTTTAATTTTAACAAACTAGTCGAAAATAACTTAAATCCTATAGTACGGATTGCCTTAATCTACGTAGCTACATGTTCTTTGATTTGATATATTACATTTATCCGATTGGTTTCGGTTTAGGAAGGCGGGCGGCCAGTAAACGAGATGTAAGAGTAGGCAGTGCGTCCCCATTGGGCTACTTCAATTGATCTTCCGCCAGTGCGTCTAGGAGTTGTCACGCACAGTTGTCAGTCCCACACCACCGGATGCTCTTCTCGCCTTCGCCACCTCATCGAGGACCGCTTCCGATTTGGAGCTCTGCAAGCGCTTCTCGCAGTACAGGCTGCCCACCGGCCTGGCCATCGATGCCGACAAGCTCTTGGTCACAGTGGAATATCTTAGGGCTGACGAGGAGTCATTGCTGCCACCGGTCCGCTGCATAATTGGCAGCGCACTTGTATTCACATCTGTCTGAACCGTGGGCTTGGACTCGATTAAACTTTCGATTGGTGGAGGCGTTGGTGTTCGCTGGCTGCGATTCTTGATGGGAAACTTGTTCTTGGTGCAGCTCAAATCGAGCTCCAGCGTATAGAATCGTCCGCGTGTGAATTGCCGGTTTTCATTCTTTAGACTTGTACTAGCATTATCAGATGCGCTTGTCCCAGCACCAGCGGAGTTTGAAGTTGCCGCACCTGGCACCAGCTGGCTTGCTGTGCATGTGCCAATGCTGCTACGATTGCTGTTTCCTGTGGGCAGGGCTGTATGAGCGGTGGTCACCGAGCTGGCCTGGGTGCCGGCTCCACTGCCGTCGCAAACATCCTCACCGGAATCATTTTCGCCATCGGTACTGGACAACGAACTCTCCGTATCGTCAATGTGCAGCTGGTTCCGGGCCTTTGCTTTCGTTTGAGCATTGGCCGGTTGATCGGCAGGCGATGACTTGTTTATCCGTGGCGACTGGTCCATCAGCAGGTTCTCCCAACTAGTCTCATAAACGCTAGCCAGTTGGGCCGCCGGTTTAGGCTTGAGAATCGTTTGCTTAAACGGCATGGCCTGCATTGCCGTGGGGGCCGTGGCCTCTGCTTTTTCCTCAGCGGAAAACTTACGTGCCCCGATTATGAGCTGAGGCTCCACGTAGAACGAGTCAAAATTAAGGTCCAGAAAGAGCTCCTGCAGGAAGCGGCGGGCTATCATCCGATAGCTACTCCGGCCTATCGTTTTGCAGGCCTCCGAATAAAGGCAAATATCCTAGAGATAAAAACGTGGTAAGTACGAACCATCATTTGGATTTCAAATGAGTCTCACCTGAAAGGCGTGCGGGTGTTTCTGCTTAAGCTCCAACAGAGCCATTTTCGACTGCTTGGCACTAACGGGATTGGCCAGACGCTGCACGTTGTACAGAATGGAGGCCGTAAGCCTGTCCGGCAGGCTATCCTCGCTCAGCATGCTCTCTGGGGAATGGAAGCTGATGTCGGCGCCAAGTGCCGCTGAAGCTCCTTGGGCAGATGAGCCACTCTTTTTAGCCAAAACTGGTCCAGCCTGGATGCCGGCTGCCACcagagctgctgctgcactgctGTACAGCTCGCAGGGAGCGAGGGATGCGCCTCCTCCACCATTACTATGGCTGCCGCTGTCATTACGCTGCTGTCGCGGGGAGCGGGCACAATGGAGACACAGACTTCGCGAGTGCTTGGCGCCTTGCTGCAATTGTCGTGTTTGTCGCCGACTTGCAGACGAGACGTCCGACAGCGATGATATAACCGATGACTCGTCGCCGCCCTCATTGGTGAGTGAGTCATTGAGACACTGTGGCCGTAGCATGGTGTTCAGCAGATTTATGCCCACTATATCTTGGTCCTGGATATCCCGCGAAACGTACGTTCGACTGAGGTTACGCGTCGGAAACAGGTCCAGAACGTTCTTAGGCAAGCAGATACCCGCATAGCATGGCCCTTTCAAATCATTAGGAGGCAGGAACTTGGGAGCATTAAGCGTGGGCAGAAGCACATTCAACTCGTCCGCGGAGAGGCGTCTATGAACAGATTACCAAGCAACGCTATTAGTACCTCTTAACGCGACTACCATCCACAAAGGATGACTCACCTATAAACATCACTTAGCTGGCGGTCCAAGCTGCGTACCTTAAGCCGACGGTGGGAATGCGTCCAGTCGAGCTTGCGCATCTGAACCTCTGGTGTGTCCAGTATTTCCGCAAAGTCGTAGAATTCCGCCGAAGATTCGGAGAATACGGGTCGGCTGTGCTTGCGCAGGGAGCGTAGCTGGACATAGCCCTTCATCGCCATAGGACTGAGGGTGGAGGGCAGCATACTGGTGGCTAGCTGATTTCGACGAAACAGCTCATCGCTCTCGAGCAGATTGGACATGCTTGGAATAGGACTCAAAGGGAATTGCTGTAACTCATTGGCTGCGGCGGCATATGCAGCTGCAGTGCGTCCGGTCACCGATTCGCAGCTGCTAACGCCGGAAGTGTTTGAATCCGTGCACGAGTTGTAGCGTATTCGATGCTGATACGGCGTTGGGTAGAGAACAGCTCCCGACATCGTACCTACACCACTGCCCAACAAGCTGATCACATCCGTGGTCTTCGATTCGGAGAGCGAGCGTTGGTGCTTGCCCTGACGCAGATTGCTACCTTCTGGCAAAGTCTTTGATTTGGCAGCCACTCCAACCAACATTCTGGGGTGCACATCATCGGTCGTGGTGCGAACACTGTCCGTGGTCGTAATCGTTGCATTTGGATCCTGCACTATAGGATGCATACCGACGACTGTGCCGGCTAcacccccaccaccaccactcgCATCAGTCTGATCGGCGAGCATGTGCCAAAAGTCTGAGCCCGTTTCGTAGAATCTTTCTATATAGTCATCCATCATGGTCATATTGTCCGCCGGCACGTCCTCGTAGTAATGTCGCACCGGTGTGTACTGGCTGGACATCCAATCCTCCGGCTGATGCACGGGCCACAT
The DNA window shown above is from Drosophila melanogaster chromosome X and carries:
- the Hs3st-B gene encoding heparan sulfate 3-O sulfotransferase-B, isoform A codes for the protein MRDTAATSAQPAMIVMSIWCSSLSLSSRSLAIALVICVTLVYFSYSFNACLLASISRSLQQSNLRNLLALTSSPRNETNNAANSSSSNSSSSRNSSSTTGAPPAQTVTSSLDGAPKYQLLRQQGLRPSRHLPDTLIIGVKKSGTRALLEFIRLHPDVRAAGSEVHFFDRHYQRGLRWYRHHMPYTIEGQITMEKTPSYFVTKEVPQRVYHMNPATKLLIVVRDPVTRAISDYTQAASKKADMKLFEQLAFVNGSYSVVDTNWGPVKIGVYARYLERWLLYFPLSQLLFISGERLIMDPAYEIGRVQDFLGLKRVVTEKHFYFNATKGFPCLFKSEARSTPHCLGKTKGRNHPHIDPGAIERLREFYRPFNNKFYQLTGINFAWP